A single genomic interval of Longimicrobium terrae harbors:
- a CDS encoding TetR/AcrR family transcriptional regulator, which produces MKKTTRAAADRSTGTAQPGSAADDRAEPVRTGRKRDHSRDGAILDAAIEVLGDVGYAAMTMDAVALKARAGKATVYRRWSSKEEMALEAVARLKLRQIPMSTLPDTGSLRADLLALFQPESAAEIERRDRTAAGLVSMVSHNPAFADAVHRALADPWAEAHLTLMRRAVERGEVAGSVDIETLSTVLPTMAAYRTLVQRKAFDGDFLLAIVDGVLMPALLSRAAPDASAR; this is translated from the coding sequence ATGAAGAAAACGACACGGGCGGCGGCGGACCGGTCGACCGGCACTGCCCAGCCGGGCAGCGCGGCCGACGACAGGGCGGAGCCGGTACGGACGGGCCGCAAGCGCGATCACTCCCGCGACGGCGCCATCCTGGACGCGGCCATCGAGGTGCTGGGCGATGTCGGATATGCGGCGATGACGATGGACGCGGTCGCGCTCAAGGCCCGGGCGGGCAAAGCGACCGTGTACCGGCGCTGGTCATCCAAGGAAGAAATGGCGCTGGAGGCCGTCGCGCGTCTGAAGCTGCGGCAGATTCCCATGTCCACCCTGCCCGACACCGGCAGCCTGCGCGCCGATCTGCTCGCGCTCTTTCAACCCGAGTCCGCGGCGGAGATCGAGCGCAGGGACAGGACGGCGGCCGGACTCGTCTCGATGGTGTCGCACAATCCCGCGTTTGCCGACGCCGTGCACAGAGCGCTCGCCGACCCGTGGGCCGAGGCTCACCTGACCCTCATGCGGCGCGCGGTGGAACGGGGTGAGGTGGCCGGCAGCGTGGACATCGAGACGCTCAGCACGGTTCTGCCCACCATGGCCGCCTACCGCACACTGGTGCAGCGCAAGGCGTTCGACGGGGATTTCCTGCTCGCCATCGTGGACGGCGTGCTGATGCCCGCCCTGCTGTCCCGCGCCGCACCGGACGCATCCGCCCGCTGA
- a CDS encoding VOC family protein, whose amino-acid sequence MAITTTTHLNFRGQARAALEFYQAAFGGQLAAVTFAQAHNVQSQGGLATAEEADQIMWGQVQGENGFHVMAYDVPSALSFDRGDKSVFVSIRGDAGADDEVTGYWNALKDGAAIQADLGPAPWGAPLYGMLTDKFGVTWVMDVAVNY is encoded by the coding sequence ATGGCCATCACGACCACCACTCACCTGAACTTTCGCGGACAGGCCAGGGCGGCGCTGGAATTCTACCAGGCAGCGTTCGGCGGGCAGCTGGCCGCCGTGACCTTTGCGCAGGCGCACAACGTCCAGAGCCAGGGCGGTCTGGCCACGGCGGAGGAGGCGGACCAGATCATGTGGGGCCAGGTGCAGGGCGAGAACGGCTTTCACGTCATGGCGTACGACGTCCCCTCCGCCCTCTCCTTTGACCGCGGCGACAAGTCCGTTTTCGTGTCCATCCGCGGCGATGCCGGGGCGGATGACGAGGTCACCGGCTACTGGAACGCGCTCAAGGACGGCGCCGCCATCCAGGCGGATCTGGGCCCCGCGCCCTGGGGCGCCCCGCTGTACGGGATGCTCACCGACAAGTTCGGCGTTACGTGGGTGATGGACGTGGCGGTGAACTACTGA
- a CDS encoding tetratricopeptide repeat protein yields the protein MARMTMAEDEAPKQDEAAAVTDAPRKRGRKPQDDAPEQPANDPWAAKLERAESLAAAGSHADAAEAFGSVAAAQPENLRAAVGMGSALFAAGKYDGAEKELRRALKLAPDASEVSYLLGHTLYKKGVYAAAATALRRAVELDPEHGAAHFVLGEALNQMAESDAAIEALEEAVRLVPENGKAYYAMGIAYDRKGNHDRAAEMYRLSREVGKTA from the coding sequence ATGGCTCGGATGACGATGGCGGAGGACGAAGCCCCCAAGCAGGACGAAGCCGCGGCCGTGACGGACGCGCCGCGCAAGCGCGGCCGCAAGCCGCAGGACGACGCGCCCGAGCAGCCCGCCAACGATCCGTGGGCGGCCAAGCTGGAGCGCGCCGAATCGCTGGCCGCGGCCGGAAGCCACGCCGACGCCGCGGAGGCGTTCGGCTCCGTGGCGGCCGCGCAGCCGGAAAACCTGCGCGCGGCCGTGGGCATGGGCTCGGCGCTGTTCGCGGCCGGCAAGTACGACGGCGCCGAAAAGGAGCTCCGGCGCGCGCTCAAGCTGGCGCCGGACGCGTCGGAGGTCAGCTACCTGCTGGGCCACACGCTGTACAAGAAGGGCGTGTACGCGGCCGCGGCCACCGCGCTTCGCCGCGCCGTGGAGCTGGACCCGGAGCACGGCGCCGCGCACTTCGTCCTGGGCGAGGCGCTCAACCAGATGGCGGAATCCGACGCGGCCATCGAGGCGCTCGAGGAGGCCGTGCGCCTGGTGCCGGAAAACGGCAAGGCGTACTACGCCATGGGCATCGCGTACGACCGCAAGGGCAACCACGACCGCGCGGCGGAGATGTACCGCCTGTCGCGCGAAGTGGGCAAGACGGCCTGA
- the cutA gene encoding divalent-cation tolerance protein CutA — MDEGGAPGVVLALSTAPDAGTAARIGQALVDERLIACMNVVPGLTSIYRWEGEVRHDSEVLMLMKTRPGRVDALRARISELHPYRVPELLVAPVVEGLAPYCRWVRDETAGDDE; from the coding sequence ATGGACGAGGGCGGCGCGCCGGGCGTGGTGCTGGCCCTGAGCACCGCCCCCGACGCCGGGACCGCCGCGCGCATCGGGCAGGCGCTGGTGGACGAACGTTTGATCGCCTGCATGAACGTGGTGCCGGGGCTCACCTCCATCTACCGGTGGGAGGGCGAAGTCCGGCACGACAGCGAAGTGCTCATGCTGATGAAGACGCGGCCCGGGCGTGTGGACGCGCTGCGGGCGCGCATTTCCGAGCTGCACCCGTACCGGGTTCCGGAGCTGCTGGTGGCTCCGGTTGTGGAGGGTCTGGCGCCGTACTGCCGCTGGGTGCGCGACGAGACGGCGGGCGATGACGAGTAG
- a CDS encoding tetratricopeptide repeat protein — MSWFTNLIGGRSGAPEERDPDYYEEGSVLLHQEKYHEALTSFRLALRESPNDTDVLQQIAVAYTRIGMTDEAVKTYRRVLELKPHASGAHYGLAFLLLQQGQQDGAVAHLRAFLARPPSIPNAARHVSHARQTLAELTGEGEGSPELQLPL; from the coding sequence ATGTCCTGGTTCACGAACCTGATCGGAGGCCGCTCCGGGGCGCCGGAGGAGCGGGATCCGGATTATTACGAGGAGGGGTCGGTCCTGCTCCATCAGGAGAAGTACCACGAGGCCCTTACCTCTTTTCGCCTCGCCCTGCGCGAGAGCCCCAACGACACCGACGTCCTTCAGCAGATCGCCGTGGCCTACACGCGCATCGGCATGACGGACGAGGCGGTCAAGACGTACCGCCGCGTGCTGGAGCTGAAGCCGCACGCGTCGGGAGCCCACTACGGGCTCGCCTTTCTGCTGCTGCAGCAGGGCCAGCAGGACGGGGCCGTGGCGCACCTTCGCGCCTTTCTGGCCCGTCCACCCAGCATTCCCAACGCGGCGCGGCACGTGTCGCACGCGCGCCAGACGCTCGCCGAACTCACCGGCGAGGGCGAGGGATCGCCGGAGCTGCAGCTTCCCCTGTGA
- a CDS encoding Trm112 family protein: protein MFILLTDVLTCPRCGPEFGLILLADQMGERRVVQGRLGCPNCREAYAIRDGVVHAVPASDPAPRVTVEDGGSSEGDAEAPVRLAALMGLSGVTGLVLIDGPGGRHGAAVAALVPGVEVVAVDGAAPAGGMENGVSRVVSGPRFPFRDDKMRGAALTGGADDERLREALRVLVPGARLVVDPAPAGTGERLRALGAEVLLEEAGVVVARAPGRPVALGRRPPG, encoded by the coding sequence ATGTTCATCCTGCTGACCGACGTCCTCACCTGCCCGCGCTGCGGCCCGGAGTTCGGCCTGATCCTGCTGGCGGACCAGATGGGCGAGCGGCGTGTGGTCCAGGGCCGCCTGGGGTGCCCCAACTGCCGCGAGGCGTACGCCATCCGCGACGGCGTCGTTCACGCCGTTCCCGCCTCCGATCCCGCCCCGCGGGTGACGGTGGAGGACGGGGGATCGTCGGAGGGCGACGCGGAGGCGCCGGTGCGTCTGGCGGCGCTGATGGGGCTTTCCGGCGTCACGGGGCTGGTGCTGATCGACGGTCCCGGCGGCCGGCACGGGGCGGCCGTGGCGGCGCTCGTTCCCGGTGTGGAGGTGGTGGCGGTGGATGGCGCCGCGCCCGCGGGCGGGATGGAGAACGGGGTGAGCCGCGTCGTGTCCGGCCCGCGCTTTCCCTTTCGTGATGACAAGATGCGGGGCGCGGCCCTCACCGGCGGCGCGGACGACGAGCGGCTGCGCGAGGCGCTGCGCGTGCTGGTTCCCGGCGCGCGCCTGGTCGTGGATCCGGCGCCCGCGGGCACCGGGGAGCGGCTGCGCGCGCTGGGCGCGGAGGTGCTGCTGGAGGAGGCGGGCGTGGTGGTGGCGCGCGCTCCGGGCCGTCCCGTGGCGCTGGGCCGCCGCCCGCCAGGTTGA